From the Candidatus Hydrogenedentota bacterium genome, one window contains:
- a CDS encoding TIM barrel protein, translating to MKRRSFLSSCSVAALASGVMSATSSIAAIPEDKPFSNTKLRMSAPLDWFPGKRPEDKLEAVAAWGLPAYEWLWPVGNPDSLRAKADTLGLELSCIVGAGAIADGWMVQQEDHDKTVDMFEKRVELAKKLGCKKLVGLTGNVRTDISMEEQTDYVIQCLKRLAPIAEDNDVTIVMETLNPLVDHVGFFFTRTDQAVAILKEVNSPRIKILFDIYHQQITEGNVIRNFRDNMEYIGHFHVADNPGRKEPGTGELNYANIFNAIKETGYDGYVALECGHSTGNYEETLNATLKCLA from the coding sequence ATGAAAAGACGAAGTTTTTTGAGTTCCTGTAGTGTTGCCGCCCTTGCTTCCGGTGTTATGAGCGCAACATCAAGCATTGCCGCCATTCCTGAAGATAAACCCTTCTCCAATACGAAGCTGCGCATGTCGGCTCCCTTGGATTGGTTTCCCGGCAAGCGCCCCGAAGACAAGTTAGAGGCCGTTGCCGCTTGGGGGCTGCCCGCTTATGAATGGCTCTGGCCTGTGGGCAATCCCGATTCGTTGCGCGCCAAAGCAGATACGCTGGGTTTGGAACTGAGCTGTATCGTCGGGGCAGGAGCGATTGCCGACGGCTGGATGGTTCAGCAGGAAGATCACGATAAAACAGTGGATATGTTTGAAAAACGTGTGGAACTTGCCAAGAAACTGGGCTGCAAAAAACTGGTGGGATTAACCGGAAACGTACGTACTGACATTTCCATGGAAGAGCAGACTGACTATGTCATTCAATGTCTGAAGCGGCTCGCGCCCATTGCCGAAGACAATGACGTAACGATTGTTATGGAAACTTTGAATCCTTTGGTGGATCATGTGGGCTTCTTTTTTACGCGCACCGATCAAGCCGTCGCCATTTTGAAAGAGGTGAACAGCCCTCGTATTAAAATCCTCTTTGATATATATCACCAACAGATAACAGAAGGCAATGTCATCCGCAATTTCCGCGACAATATGGAGTATATCGGCCATTTCCATGTGGCTGACAATCCCGGACGAAAAGAGCCCGGCACCGGCGAATTGAACTATGCCAATATCTTCAATGCCATCAAAGAAACGGGTTACGATGGTTATGTCGCTTTGGAATGCGGTCATTCCACAGGCAATTACGAGGAAACACTGAACGCTACGCTGAAATGTCTTGCCTGA